The following proteins are co-located in the Anas platyrhynchos isolate ZD024472 breed Pekin duck chromosome 1, IASCAAS_PekinDuck_T2T, whole genome shotgun sequence genome:
- the ARFIP2 gene encoding arfaptin-2 isoform X1 produces MSEGIMSKAATMEIPISSNGDTGSLPEDDGLEQDLQQVMVSGPNLNETSIVSGGYGGTAEGIIPTSTIKAPPFPGCLVQPHSPRGPSVSPSASAASRMASQAGASAGSGLHQPHPSPPVGGEEVVRGIAVEKFDIVKKWGINTYKCTKQLISERFGRGSRTVDLELETQIELLRETKRKYECVLQLARALTNHFYSLVQTQHALGDAFADLSQKSPELQEEFGYNAETQKLLCKNGETLLGAVNFFVSSINTLVNKTMEDTLMTVKQYETARLEYDAYRTDLEELSMGPRDASTLCRLDAAQSQFQSHKDKYEKLRADVAIKLKFLEENKIKVMHKQLLLFHNAISAYFAGNQQQLEQTLKQFNIKLKTPGAEKPSWLEEQ; encoded by the exons ATGTCGGAGGGGATCATGAGCAAGGCGGCCACCATGGAGATCCCCATCAGCAGCAACGGGGACACCGGCAGCCTGCCCGAGGACGACGGCTTGGAGCAG GACCTGCAGCAGGTGATGGTGTCGGGGCCCAACCTCAACGAAACCAGCATCGTGTCTGGCGGCTACGGGGGCACCGCCGAAGGCATCATCCCCACCAGCACGATCAAAG cccctccATTTCCAGGCTGTCTTGTCCAACCTCACTCACCCCGAGGACCATCCGTCTCCCCCAGTGCATCTGCCGCCAGCAGGAtggccagccaggctggtgCTTCAGCAG GCTCTGGGCTGcaccagccccatcccagcccaCCAGTTGGAGGGGAGGAGGTCGTCCGTGGTATCGCCGTGGAGAAGTTTGACATTGTCAAGAAGTGGGGCATCAACACATACAAG TGCACCAAGCAGCTCATCTCGGAGAGGTTTGGCCGGGGCTCCCGCACGGTGGACTTGGAGCTGGAGACGCAGATCGAGCTGCTCCGGGAGACAAAGCGCAAGTACGAGTGCGTGCTGCAGCTTGCACGGGCTCTCACCAACCACTTCTACAGCCTGGTGCAGACACAGCACGCCCTGGGGGATGCCTTTGCGGACCTCAGCCAGAAGTCTCCTGAGCTGCAG GAGGAGTTTGGTTACAATGCGGAGACACAGAAACTGCTCTGCAAGAATGGAGAAACACTACTGGGAGCTGTCAACTTCTTTGTCTCCAGCATCAACACGCTGGTGAACAAGACCATGGAGGACACGCTCATGACGGTCAAGCAGTATGAGACAGCCAG GCTGGAGTACGACGCCTACCGCACGGACCTGGAGGAGCTGAGCATGGGTCCCCGGGACGCCAGCACCCTGTGCCGGCTGGACGCAGCCCAGAGCCAGTTTCAGAGCCACAAGGACAAGTACGAAAAGCTGCGTGCTGATGTGGCCATCAAGCTCAAGTTCTTGGAGGAGAACAAG ATCAAGGTGATGCACAAGCAGCTTCTGCTCTTTCACAACGCCATCTCTGCCTACTTTGCTGGGAACCAGCAGCAGTTGGAGCAGACCCTCAAGCAGTTCAACATCAAGCTGAAGACCCCTGGTGCTGAGAAGCCCTCCTGGCTGGAGGAGCAGtga
- the TIMM10B gene encoding mitochondrial import inner membrane translocase subunit Tim10 B produces the protein MEPAAEQQQQLRSLRDFLLLYNRMTELCFCRCVSDLNHRLLTRREELCLERCAGKLVRCNHRLLSAYVALMPSIAQRRAADYEASAARAQEAPAAPAAPDAAPGASPDTSPDASPDASPGASPPAPAAAVGSGASPEPAGAST, from the exons atGGAGCCGgcggcagagcagcagcagcagctccgcaGC CTGCGGGACTTCCTGCTGCTCTACAACCGCATGACCGAGCTCTGCTTCTGCCGCTGCGTCTCCGACCTCAACCACCGGCTGCTGACACGGCGCGAG GAGCTGTGCCTGGAGCGCTGCGCCGGGAAGCTCGTGCGCTGCAACCACCGCCTGCTGAGCGCCTACGTGGCCCTGATGCCGAGCATCGCGCAGCGCCGCGCCGCCGACTACGAGGCCAGCGCGGCCCGGGCGCAGGAGGCACCGGCGGCACCCGCTGCCCCCGacgccgctcccggtgcctccCCCGACACCTCTCCTGATGCCTCTCCTGACGCCTCTCCCGGTGCCTCTCCTCCCGCACCGGCGGCTGCGGTGGGCAGCGGAGCCTCGCCTGAGCCTGCGGGTGCCAGCACGTAG
- the ARFIP2 gene encoding arfaptin-2 isoform X2, which produces MSEGIMSKAATMEIPISSNGDTGSLPEDDGLEQDLQQVMVSGPNLNETSIVSGGYGGTAEGIIPTSTIKGCLVQPHSPRGPSVSPSASAASRMASQAGASAGSGLHQPHPSPPVGGEEVVRGIAVEKFDIVKKWGINTYKCTKQLISERFGRGSRTVDLELETQIELLRETKRKYECVLQLARALTNHFYSLVQTQHALGDAFADLSQKSPELQEEFGYNAETQKLLCKNGETLLGAVNFFVSSINTLVNKTMEDTLMTVKQYETARLEYDAYRTDLEELSMGPRDASTLCRLDAAQSQFQSHKDKYEKLRADVAIKLKFLEENKIKVMHKQLLLFHNAISAYFAGNQQQLEQTLKQFNIKLKTPGAEKPSWLEEQ; this is translated from the exons ATGTCGGAGGGGATCATGAGCAAGGCGGCCACCATGGAGATCCCCATCAGCAGCAACGGGGACACCGGCAGCCTGCCCGAGGACGACGGCTTGGAGCAG GACCTGCAGCAGGTGATGGTGTCGGGGCCCAACCTCAACGAAACCAGCATCGTGTCTGGCGGCTACGGGGGCACCGCCGAAGGCATCATCCCCACCAGCACGATCAAAG GCTGTCTTGTCCAACCTCACTCACCCCGAGGACCATCCGTCTCCCCCAGTGCATCTGCCGCCAGCAGGAtggccagccaggctggtgCTTCAGCAG GCTCTGGGCTGcaccagccccatcccagcccaCCAGTTGGAGGGGAGGAGGTCGTCCGTGGTATCGCCGTGGAGAAGTTTGACATTGTCAAGAAGTGGGGCATCAACACATACAAG TGCACCAAGCAGCTCATCTCGGAGAGGTTTGGCCGGGGCTCCCGCACGGTGGACTTGGAGCTGGAGACGCAGATCGAGCTGCTCCGGGAGACAAAGCGCAAGTACGAGTGCGTGCTGCAGCTTGCACGGGCTCTCACCAACCACTTCTACAGCCTGGTGCAGACACAGCACGCCCTGGGGGATGCCTTTGCGGACCTCAGCCAGAAGTCTCCTGAGCTGCAG GAGGAGTTTGGTTACAATGCGGAGACACAGAAACTGCTCTGCAAGAATGGAGAAACACTACTGGGAGCTGTCAACTTCTTTGTCTCCAGCATCAACACGCTGGTGAACAAGACCATGGAGGACACGCTCATGACGGTCAAGCAGTATGAGACAGCCAG GCTGGAGTACGACGCCTACCGCACGGACCTGGAGGAGCTGAGCATGGGTCCCCGGGACGCCAGCACCCTGTGCCGGCTGGACGCAGCCCAGAGCCAGTTTCAGAGCCACAAGGACAAGTACGAAAAGCTGCGTGCTGATGTGGCCATCAAGCTCAAGTTCTTGGAGGAGAACAAG ATCAAGGTGATGCACAAGCAGCTTCTGCTCTTTCACAACGCCATCTCTGCCTACTTTGCTGGGAACCAGCAGCAGTTGGAGCAGACCCTCAAGCAGTTCAACATCAAGCTGAAGACCCCTGGTGCTGAGAAGCCCTCCTGGCTGGAGGAGCAGtga
- the ARFIP2 gene encoding arfaptin-2 isoform X4 — protein MSEGIMSKAATMEIPISSNGDTGSLPEDDGLEQDLQQVMVSGPNLNETSIVSGGYGGTAEGIIPTSTIKAPPFPGCLVQPHSPRGPSVSPSASAASRMASQAGASAGSGLHQPHPSPPVGGEEVVRGIAVEKFDIVKKWGINTYKCTKQLISERFGRGSRTVDLELETQIELLRETKRKYECVLQLARALTNHFYSLVQTQHALGDAFADLSQKSPELQEEFGYNAETQKLLCKNGETLLGAVNFFVSSINTLVNKTMEDTLMTVKQYETARLEYDAYRTDLEELSMGPRDASTLCRLDAAQSQFQSHKDKSR, from the exons ATGTCGGAGGGGATCATGAGCAAGGCGGCCACCATGGAGATCCCCATCAGCAGCAACGGGGACACCGGCAGCCTGCCCGAGGACGACGGCTTGGAGCAG GACCTGCAGCAGGTGATGGTGTCGGGGCCCAACCTCAACGAAACCAGCATCGTGTCTGGCGGCTACGGGGGCACCGCCGAAGGCATCATCCCCACCAGCACGATCAAAG cccctccATTTCCAGGCTGTCTTGTCCAACCTCACTCACCCCGAGGACCATCCGTCTCCCCCAGTGCATCTGCCGCCAGCAGGAtggccagccaggctggtgCTTCAGCAG GCTCTGGGCTGcaccagccccatcccagcccaCCAGTTGGAGGGGAGGAGGTCGTCCGTGGTATCGCCGTGGAGAAGTTTGACATTGTCAAGAAGTGGGGCATCAACACATACAAG TGCACCAAGCAGCTCATCTCGGAGAGGTTTGGCCGGGGCTCCCGCACGGTGGACTTGGAGCTGGAGACGCAGATCGAGCTGCTCCGGGAGACAAAGCGCAAGTACGAGTGCGTGCTGCAGCTTGCACGGGCTCTCACCAACCACTTCTACAGCCTGGTGCAGACACAGCACGCCCTGGGGGATGCCTTTGCGGACCTCAGCCAGAAGTCTCCTGAGCTGCAG GAGGAGTTTGGTTACAATGCGGAGACACAGAAACTGCTCTGCAAGAATGGAGAAACACTACTGGGAGCTGTCAACTTCTTTGTCTCCAGCATCAACACGCTGGTGAACAAGACCATGGAGGACACGCTCATGACGGTCAAGCAGTATGAGACAGCCAG GCTGGAGTACGACGCCTACCGCACGGACCTGGAGGAGCTGAGCATGGGTCCCCGGGACGCCAGCACCCTGTGCCGGCTGGACGCAGCCCAGAGCCAGTTTCAGAGCCACAAGGACAA ATCAAGGTGA
- the ARFIP2 gene encoding arfaptin-2 isoform X3, producing the protein MSEGIMSKAATMEIPISSNGDTGSLPEDDGLEQDLQQVMVSGPNLNETSIVSGGYGGTAEGIIPTSTIKGSGLHQPHPSPPVGGEEVVRGIAVEKFDIVKKWGINTYKCTKQLISERFGRGSRTVDLELETQIELLRETKRKYECVLQLARALTNHFYSLVQTQHALGDAFADLSQKSPELQEEFGYNAETQKLLCKNGETLLGAVNFFVSSINTLVNKTMEDTLMTVKQYETARLEYDAYRTDLEELSMGPRDASTLCRLDAAQSQFQSHKDKYEKLRADVAIKLKFLEENKIKVMHKQLLLFHNAISAYFAGNQQQLEQTLKQFNIKLKTPGAEKPSWLEEQ; encoded by the exons ATGTCGGAGGGGATCATGAGCAAGGCGGCCACCATGGAGATCCCCATCAGCAGCAACGGGGACACCGGCAGCCTGCCCGAGGACGACGGCTTGGAGCAG GACCTGCAGCAGGTGATGGTGTCGGGGCCCAACCTCAACGAAACCAGCATCGTGTCTGGCGGCTACGGGGGCACCGCCGAAGGCATCATCCCCACCAGCACGATCAAAG GCTCTGGGCTGcaccagccccatcccagcccaCCAGTTGGAGGGGAGGAGGTCGTCCGTGGTATCGCCGTGGAGAAGTTTGACATTGTCAAGAAGTGGGGCATCAACACATACAAG TGCACCAAGCAGCTCATCTCGGAGAGGTTTGGCCGGGGCTCCCGCACGGTGGACTTGGAGCTGGAGACGCAGATCGAGCTGCTCCGGGAGACAAAGCGCAAGTACGAGTGCGTGCTGCAGCTTGCACGGGCTCTCACCAACCACTTCTACAGCCTGGTGCAGACACAGCACGCCCTGGGGGATGCCTTTGCGGACCTCAGCCAGAAGTCTCCTGAGCTGCAG GAGGAGTTTGGTTACAATGCGGAGACACAGAAACTGCTCTGCAAGAATGGAGAAACACTACTGGGAGCTGTCAACTTCTTTGTCTCCAGCATCAACACGCTGGTGAACAAGACCATGGAGGACACGCTCATGACGGTCAAGCAGTATGAGACAGCCAG GCTGGAGTACGACGCCTACCGCACGGACCTGGAGGAGCTGAGCATGGGTCCCCGGGACGCCAGCACCCTGTGCCGGCTGGACGCAGCCCAGAGCCAGTTTCAGAGCCACAAGGACAAGTACGAAAAGCTGCGTGCTGATGTGGCCATCAAGCTCAAGTTCTTGGAGGAGAACAAG ATCAAGGTGATGCACAAGCAGCTTCTGCTCTTTCACAACGCCATCTCTGCCTACTTTGCTGGGAACCAGCAGCAGTTGGAGCAGACCCTCAAGCAGTTCAACATCAAGCTGAAGACCCCTGGTGCTGAGAAGCCCTCCTGGCTGGAGGAGCAGtga